Proteins from a genomic interval of Lolium perenne isolate Kyuss_39 chromosome 1, Kyuss_2.0, whole genome shotgun sequence:
- the LOC127322692 gene encoding probable anion transporter 2, chloroplastic, with product MASVRSCVSVKPAAGPARYRSARLGAASLEPRSLRISASCSSSLPSAADGCSSSRGVGCAASSSGRGDGAVAGLVGHGGSARRRMGGRDVAAMCSASLEGVRHAAVPTVPALPERVKAVALMAAVMLLCNADRVVMSVAVVPLAAQHGWSSSFVGIVQSSFLWGYVFSSMVGGALADKYGGKKVMAGAAALWSLATFLTPWAASQSAAVLLAVRVLFGIAEGVAFPTMSTFLPKWFPTHERATAVGISMGGFHLGNVVSFLATPVIMSHIGLAGTFAFFASLGYLWIAVWLLNVESDPIDSRTISKSELQLILAGRSKSKVKGDKFPSLREVFSKMGMWAIIVANVINNWGYFVLLSWMPVYFKTVYDVNLKQAAWFSAIPWAVMALSGYVAGASADYLIKSGVSTVRVRKIMQSIGFIGPGVSLLCLRFAQTPSVAAVIMTAALGLSSCSQAGYFCNVQDIAPQYAGSLHGMTNGIGVVAAIVSTVGAGYFVQWLGSFQAFLTLTAVLYFSATIFYNTYATGDLIFD from the exons ATGGCGTCCGTGAGATCGTGCGTGTCCGTCAAGCCGGCCGCGGGCCCGGCCAGGTACAGATCCGCCAGGCTCGGGGCGGCCAGCTTGGAGCCGAGAAGCCTGCGCATATCCGCTTCTTGTTCTTCCTCCTTGCCATCCGCTGCGGACGGTTGCAGCAGCAGCAGAGGTGTCGGCTGTGCtgccagcagcagcgggaggggCGACGGCGCCGTTGCTGGTTTGGTCGGACATggcgggagcgcgaggaggcggatGGGCGGGCGGGATGTCGCCGCCATGTGCAGCGCCAGCCTGGAGGGGGTCCGGCACGCCGCCGTGCCCACAGTGCCGGCGCTGCCGGAGCGGGTGAAGGCGGTGGCGCTCATGGCGGCCGTCATGCTGCTCTGCAACGCCGACCGCGTCGTCATGTCCGTCGCCGTCGTGCCGCTCGCCGCGCAGCACGGCTGGTCCAGCTCCTTCGTCGGCATCGTCCAG TCATCGTTTCTGTGGGGATATGTTTTCTCATCCATGGTTGGAGGAGCTTTGGCAGACAAATACGGAGGGAAGAAGGTGATGGCAGGTGCTGCTGCACTCTGGTCCTTGGCCACTTTCCTCACTCCGTGGGCCGCTTCTCAATCTGCCGCTGTGTTGCTTGCTGTGCGTGTGCTCTTTGGAATTGCAGAAGGTGTCGCGTTTCCGACAATGAGCACTTTCTTACCCAA GTGGTTCCCAACACATGAACGTGCCACTGCTGTTGGCATTTCCATGGGAGGATTCCATCTTGGAAACGTCGTAAGCTTCCTAGCAACACCGGTCATCATGTCACATATAGGCCTCGCTGGAACATTCGCCTTCTTCGCATCACTTGGTTACCTGTGGATCGCTGTATGGCTGTTGAATGTAGAAAGTGACCCTATCGACAGCCGTACTATAAGCAAATCTGAGCTGCAACTAATACTAGCTGGACGAAGTAAATCAAAGGTCAAAGGTGACAAATTTCCATCTTTAAGGGAAGTGTTCTCAAAGATGGGAATGTGGGCCATCATTGTAGCTAATGTGATAAACAACTGG GGCTATTTTGTCCTACTATCATGGATGCCGGTGTACTTCAAAACG GTATATGATGTCAATTTGAAACAAGCTGCATGGTTCAGCGCCATACCTTGGGCCGTCATGGCTCTATCAGGATATGTTGCAGGAGCTTCTGCAGATTACTTGATCAAATCTGGCGTCTCAACCGTGCGGGTTCGGAAAATTATGCAG TCAATTGGTTTTATCGGCCCAGGTGTGTCATTGCTATGTTTAAGATTCGCTCAAACACCATCAGTCGCGGCAGTTATCATGACCGCTGCCTTGGGTTTGAGTTCCTGCAGTCAAGCTGGGTATTTCTGTAATGTACAG GACATTGCCCCTCAATACGCTGGATCTTTGCACG GCATGACCAATGGCATCGGGGTGGTGGCTGCCATAGTTAGCACTGTAGGAGCAGGTTACTTCGTCCAGTGGCTCGGATCGTTCCAGGCCTTCCTCACCCTCACGGCGGTGCTTTACTTCAGCGCCACCATTTTCTACAACACCTACGCCACAGGAGACCTGATTTTTGACTGA
- the LOC127322708 gene encoding uncharacterized protein, which translates to MEATRPARSDPHLPPEEAARAEAQVRGYFDSIAPTRPAKPPRSDPSDAGPDRAEVPAAGDPPELRKLRDLEAKPQKLVLDGGDASGEEHVETQYYHGINCIDKQHHTTGTGFIKVERSNTNTSFLGVTTVAYSSNNVVRRMSNPATNDWIPSSETVIPVSNKPSRSDFDLAPSPI; encoded by the exons ATGGAGGCGACACGGCCGGCGCGGAGCGACCCGCACTTGCCGCCGGAGGAGGCCGCCCGGGCGGAGGCGCAGGTGCGCGGGTACTTCGACAGCATCGCTCCGACGCGCCCGGCCAAGCCGCCGCGCAGCGACCCGTCGGACGCCGGCCCGGACCGTGCCGAAGTGCCCGCTGCGGGCGATCCGCCGGAGCTCCGCAAGCTCCGCGACCTCGAGGCCAAGCCCCAG AAGCTGGTGCTTGACGGTGGGGATGCGAGCGGGGAAGAGCACGTGGAGACGCAGTATTACCATGGGATCAACTGCATCGACAAGCAGCATCACACG ACTGGCACGGGCTTTATCAAAGTGGAAAGATCCAACACCAACACTAGCTTCCTCGGTGTAACAACTGTGGCGTACTCATCCAACAACGTTGTTCGTCGCATGAGCAACCCTGCAACAAATGATTGGATACCATCCTCAGAGACG GTTATTCCAGTTTCAAACAAGCCTAGCAGGAGTGACTTTGACCTGGCTCCTTCGCCCATTTGA